A stretch of the Lolium perenne isolate Kyuss_39 chromosome 3, Kyuss_2.0, whole genome shotgun sequence genome encodes the following:
- the LOC127343785 gene encoding mitochondrial-processing peptidase subunit alpha, which yields MYRIAGSHLRRALKQHGSSRFASTSVVKQSSGGLFGWLLGGKPTQLPTLDVPLPGITLPPALPDFVEPAKTKVTTLPNGIKIASETSMNPATTVGLYIDCGSMYETPESSGASHLLERMAFKSTTNRSHLRLVREVESIGGNVSASACREQMSYTYDAFKAYVPEMVEVLIDSVRNPVFFDWEIKEQLQKIKAEIAEVSNNPQGLLVEALHSAAYSGALAKPLMAPESAIHRLDSSILKEFIFENYTAPRMILAASGVEHDVLVSVAEPLLSDLPGVKRPEEPKSVYVGGDYRCQADSQDTHVALAFEVPGGWYEEKTAVVVTVLQMLMGGGGSFSAGGPGKGMHSRLYLRILNHYHQIESFSAFNSIYNHSGLFGILATTNPDFASKAVDLAVGELLEIATPGNVTQEELDRAKQATKSAVLMNLESRAVACEDIGRQILTYGERKPIEHFLKDLEAITLNDISSTAKSIISSPLTMASWGDVIHVPSYESVSRKFHSK from the exons ATGTACCGCATCGCCGGCAGCCACCTCCGCCGCGCTCTCAAG CAACATGGCTCTAGCAGGTTTGCTAGTACAAGTGTTGTGAAGCAGTCTTCTGGTGGTTTATTTGGTTGGCTTCTTGGGGGGAAGCCAACCCAGCTTCCTACTCTTGATGTCCCTCTCCCAGGCATCACCCTTCCTCCAGCACTTCCAGACTTTGTAGAGCCAGCTAAGACAAAAGTTACCACTCTCCCTAATGGCATCAAAATTGCTTCAGAAACATCAATG AATCCAGCTACAACAGTGGGATTGTATATTGATTGTGGTTCTATGTATGAAACACCTGAGTCATCTGGAGCATCACATTTACTTGAGAGGATGGCATTCAAGAGCACCACGAATAGGAGTCATTTGCGGCTAGTACGTGAGGTAGAATCCATTGGAGGGAATGTCTCCGCGTCAGCTTGTCGCGAACAAATGTCCTATACCTATGATGCATTCAAGGCCTATGTACCCGAAATGGTTGAAGTGCTTATTGATAGTGTGAGGAATCCAGTATTTTTTGATTGGGAGATTAAAGAGCAG CTGCAGAAGATCAAAGCTGAAATAGCCGAAGTTTCTAATAATCCTCAAGGTTTACTTGTAGAGGCACTCCATTCTGCTGCCTATTCTGGGGCACTGGCAAAGCCTCTGATGGCACCAGAATCTGCTATACATAGATTGGACAGTAGCATTCTTAAGGAATTCATTTTT GAAAACTACACAGCGCCCAGGATGATCCTTGCGGCATCAGGAGTTGAGCATGACGTGTTAGTCTCAGTTGCTGAGCCACTTTTGTCCGACCTTCCTGGTGTGAAGCGTCCAGAAGAGCCAAAATCAGTTTACGTGGGAGGAGACTATCGATGTCAAGCGGACTCTCAA GACACACATGTTGCTCTTGCCTTTGAAGTGCCAGGTGGATGGTATGAAGAGAAAACAGCTGTAGTTGTTACTGTCCTTCAG ATGCTCATGGGGGGAGGTGGTTCTTTCTCTGCTGGCGGTCCTGGGAAGGGCATGCATTCTCGACTAT ATCTCAGGATATTGAACCACTACCATCAGATTGAATCATTCTCTGCGTTCAACAGTATATACAATCATTCTGGTCTTTTTGGAATTCTTGCGACAACT AACCCAGATTTTGCCTCAAAGGCTGTGGATTTGGCAGTAGGAGAACTTCTTGAAATTGCTACTCCTGGAAACG TTACACAAGAAGAGCTTGATCGAGCTAAACAGGCGACGAAGTCTGCAGTTTTGATGAACTTGGAATCAAGA GCTGTAGCATGTGAAGACATCGGGAGACAGATTTTGACTTATGGTGAAAG GAAACCCATCGAGCACTTCTTGAAGGATCTTGAAGCAATCACTTTGAATGACATTTCTTCAACCGCTAAGAGCATTATTTCTTCACCCCTGACAATGGCATCGTGGGGCGATG TTATTCATGTCCCAAGCTACGAGTCTGTTAGTCGAAAATTTCACTCAAAGTGA
- the LOC127343784 gene encoding ATP-dependent 6-phosphofructokinase 6-like gives MASHIILPKEEEEEQQEAGRGAAAEADRGPPETRGYRHMETAPKPLPFSATCVRISRDSYPNLRALRNASAMNLPDDDAAYIKLDEGDYGYVLDDVQHLTDYLPELPTFPNPLQDHPAYSTVKQYFVNADDTVPEKVVIQKNSQRGVHFRRAGPRQRVYFEPEDVKACIVTCGGLCPGLNTVIRELVCGLSHMYNVSDIFAIQNGYKGFYSSNYLPMTPKSVNDIHKRGGTVLGSSRGGHDTNKIVDNIQDRGINQVYIIGGDGTQKGAYEIFKEIRRRGLKVAVAGIPKTIDNDIAVIDKSFGFDTAVEEAQRAIDAAHVEASSAENGIGLVKLMGRYSGFIAMYATLASRDVDCCLIPESPFYLEGKGGLFEYIEKRLKENNHMVIVVAEGAGQDLIAKSIPVADQLDASGNKLLLDVGLWLTHKIKDYCKSKKMEMTIKYIDPTYMIRAIPSNASDNVYCTLLAHSAIHGAMAGYSFTVGMVNGRHAYIPFHRVTSTRNKVKITDRMWARLLSSTNQPSFLSEEDIEEAREADRLANRPPLPAGTSEHTKKHSTSLLANGEK, from the exons ATGGCGTCCCACATCATCCTgcccaaggaggaggaggaggagcagcaggaggcggggcggggcgcggcggcggaggcggaccgCGGCCCGCCGGAGACGCGCGGGTACCGGCACATGGAGACGGCGCCGAAGCCGCTCCCGTTCTCGGCCACGTGCGTGCGGATCTCCCGCGACTCCTACCCCAACCTCCGCGCGCTCCGCAACGCCTCCGCCATGAACCTCCCCGACGACGACGCCGCATACATCAAGCTCGACGAGGGCGACTACGGCTACGTCCTCGACGACGTCCAGCACCTCACCGACTACCTCCCCGAACTCCCC ACTTTTCCTAACCCATTGCAAGATCACCCTGCCTATTCAACCGTCAA GCAGTATTTCGTCAATGCGGATGACACTGTACCTGAAAAG GTGGTTATTCAGAAGAACAGCCAACGTGGGGTTCATTTCCGCCGTGCTGGGCCTCGTCAGAGG GTCTACTTCGAGCCAGAAGATGTGAAAGCATGCATTGTAACGTGTGGAGGCCTTTGCCCTGGGCTTAATACTGTCATTAGAGAGTTGGTTTGTGGCTTATCACATATGTACAATGTCAGTGATATCTTCGCAATTCAG AATGGATACAAAGGCTTCTATTCGAGCAATTATCTTCCCATGACACCAAAAAGTGTTAATGATATCCACAAAAGGGGTGGTACAGTTCTTGGAAGTTCACGTGGTGGTCATGATACCAACAAGATTGTAGACAACATTCAAGATCGTGGAATTAATCAG GTTTACATTATTGGAGGAGATGGAACTCAGAAGGGAGCATATGAGATATTCAAG GAAATTCGGAGACGTGGTCTAAAAGTTGCTGTTGCTGGTATCCCCAAGACAATTGATAATGATATAGCG GTTATAGACAAGTCCTTCGGTTTTGATACCGCTGTGGAAGAGGCCCAACGCGCCATTGATGCCGCTCATGTGGAAGCATCAAGTGCTGAGAACGGCATAGGCTTGGTGAAGCTGATGGGTCGCTATAGTG GGTTTATTGCAATGTATGCTACTCTGGCAAGCAGAGATGTG GACTGCTGCTTAATTCCAGAATCCCCATTTTATTTGGAAGGCAAGGGTGGACTTTTCGAGTATATAGAGAAGAGGCTGAAGGAGAACAACCACATGGTCATTGTTGTGGCTGAGGGAGCAGGACAGGATCTCATTGCCAAAAGTATACCTGTAGCAGATCAGCTAGATGCATCTGGAAATAAGCTGCTTCTTGATGTTGGTCTTTGGTTAACTCACAAGATTAAG GATTATTGCAAGAGCAAAAAGATGGAGATGACTATTAAATACATAG ATCCAACCTACATGATCCGTGCCATTCCAAGCAATGCTTCGGACAATGTCTACTGCACTCTGCTGGCACACAGTGCTATTCATGGTGCAATGGCAGGATATAGCTTCACAGTGGGAATGGTCAACGGCAGGCATGCCTACATACCATTTCAT AGGGTAACATCAACGCGGAACAAGGTTAAGATAACCGACAGGATGTGGGCAAGGCTGCTGTCTTCAACAAACCAGCCAAGCTTCCTGAGCGAGGAGGATATCGAGGAGGCCAGAGAGGCCGATAGGCTGGCCAACAGGCCACCTTTGCCGGCGGGCACCAGCGAGCATACGAAGAAGCACTCCACGTCACTATTGGCAAATGGTGAGAAATAG
- the LOC127343783 gene encoding clathrin interactor EPSIN 1: MDEIMKVLDHTVREIKREVNLRVLKVPEIEQKVLDTTSDEPWGPHGSDLAHIARATSKLGECQIIMDVLWQRLGNTDANWRHLYKALAVVEYLLANGTERVAEELIENSSQIATLTKFEFMEPNGKDVGLNVRKKAETVLAIVDDREKLQQVREKAAATRDKYLGVSSTGMSHKSSAASFGNRSYSSGGRTGGSRETASFRDSYTGTERSKSSKDTMSSHRSTRHRSKETTKRASRSKSEIGGSKSLSNPPATSGVPSSLKGKNEDEGDDFNPRGSSTSAGTANVSSNHLDLFGPNLMDDLVDTAESPSTAMLNVGSVAVPEIDLFADADFQSANVPSEAATASGSHAQDKVDLFAGRPSFGGSATSDTEFSVRGTPGKHPEQKPSSLAHPSASAFDPFQPSFATLFPSDSPSKSSQGKPPTPENASNTAFDPFAAIALRNSGASDSFGAFSSSTGSSVAEPTHDSPGIKKSSDYSPLEKLDFGAFTSHKELHTSATESMNKSLANLKQASMSASKPAVKKESFQVKSGIWADSLSRGLIDLNIAAPKKVDLSDAGAVGRLSGGSEEKGPAVPWYMEAATGTGPDLGRPDFPSSIGTAGGTSFFWQQQQQQDLGNFR, from the exons ATGGACGAAATCATGAAGGTGCTCGATCACACCGTCCGGGAGAT AAAGAGAGAGGTCAATCTCAGGGTGCTCAAGGTGCCCGAAATCGAGCAGAAG GTTCTTGACACGACCAGCGATGAGCCGTGGGGGCCTCACGGTTCAGACTTGGCGCACATCGCCCGGGCAACCAGCAAACT TGGGGAATGCCAAATAATCATGGATGTGCTATGGCAACGATTGGGGAACACTGATGCGAACTGGCGTCACCTCTATAAG GCATTGGCCGTGGTCGAGTATCTTCTGGCCAATGGCACTGAGCGCGTAGCCGAGGAACTTATTGAAAACAGCTCACAAATCGCG ACACTCACAAAATTCGAGTTTATGGAGCCGAATGGAAAAGATGTGGGGCTCAATGTGCGCAAGAAGGCCGAAACTGTTCTAGCAATTGTGGACGACAGGGAGAAGCTTCAGCAGGTCAGGGAGAAGGCTGCTGCTACCAGGGACAA GTACTTGGGTGTGTCATCAACTGGAATGTCACACAAGTCAAGCGCAGCATCATTTGGCAATCGCAGCTACTCCTCTGGTGGTCGCACAGGTGGTTCAAGGGAAACTGCCTCATTCAGGGATAGCTACACTGGCACGGAAAGGAGCAAGAGCAGTAAAGACACAATGTCAAGTCACAGAAGCACTAGGCACCGGTCGAAAGAAACTACTAAGAGAGCAAGTCGCTCTAAATCTGAAATAGGAGGCTCCAAATCATTGTCAAATCCACCTGCCACATCTGGAGTTCCAAGTTCACTGAAAGGAAAGAATGAGGATGAGGGCGATGACTTCAATCCACGAGGATCTTCCACATCTG CTGGAACAGCTAACGTGAGCTCtaatcatttggatctctttgggccaaacTTAATGGATGACCTTGTTGACACAGCTGAATCTCCTTCAACAGCAATGCTAAATGTTGGCAGTGTTGCTGTGCCAGAAATTGATTTATTTGCGGATGCAGATTTCCAGTCAGCTAATGTTCCATCGGAGGCAGCAACAGCAAGTGGTTCTCATGCTCAG GACAAGGTCGATCTATTTGCTGGCAGGCCATCTTTTGGTGGCTCCGCTACATCAGACACTGAGTTCTCAGTGCGTGGTACACCTGGAAAACATCCAGAGCAAAAACCATCTTCCCTTGCACATCCTTCTGCATCTGCTTTTGATCCCTTCCAGCCATCCTTTGCCACATTATTTCCTTCAGACTCCCCAAGCAAATCTTCACAAGGAAAGCCTCCCACACCTGAAAATGCAAGTAACACAGCTTTCGATCCCTTTGCTGCAATTGCACTGAGGAATTCTGGTGCATCAGACTCTTTTGGTGCATTCTCTTCAAGTACAGGATCATCTGTTGCTGAGCCAACACATGACTCTCCTGGGATCAAAAAGAGTTCTGATTATAGTCCTTTGGAGAAACTAGATTTTGGTGCCTTTACGTCACACAAGGAATTACACACAAGTGCCACTGAATCCATGAACAAGTCACTCGCAAATCTGAAGCAGGCCTCCATGTCAGCATCAAAACCAGCTGTGAAGAAAGAAAGTTTTCAGGTCAAATCTGGCATATGGGCTGACTCTTTGAGCCGTGGGTTGATTGATTTGAATATAGCTGCAC CGAAGAAGGTTGATCTTTCAGATGCTGGGGCTGTTGGGAGGCTGAGCGGCGGTTCTGAGGAGAAAGGCCCAGCTGTTCCGTGGTACATGGAGGCGGCAACGGGCACCGGACCCGACCTTGGCAGGCCTGATTTCCCATCATCGATAGGAACAGCTGGTGGAACCAGCTTTTtctggcagcagcagcagcagcaggatcTCGGAAACTTCAGGTGA
- the LOC127343782 gene encoding serine/threonine-protein phosphatase 7 long form homolog produces the protein MSSRARGGVRRGRGQGRGRAAVAENYMDHHETSAPSSPSTISDREDNVEFTPEQDPVPCYAGHVESASSTLLNPKINHRSDAIFGDQAVDQLKLRHHKPLKFHERYRPYLRDAGLLGLSQICQKMPQLDKALITALVERWRPETHSFHLASGEMTVTLQDVAMLFALPIDGRPVCSTTDHDYGQMVVDCLGHDPRGPSMPGKSFLHYKWLKKHFYELPEEADEQTVQRHVRAYILSLLCGVLFPDGTGRMSLIYLPLIADLSLVGTYSWGSAAVAFLYRALCSVASSHNIKNIGGSLLLLQLWSWEHSHVGRPLARSPLCMETDIPQDLPPIGFRWVGARAQSENATRCLKQYRDELNLQRADQLKWEPYMLIESSSLPPLCTKDADLWITQAPLINFPIVEMYLPERVMRQFGLRQCIPPPFRPTLQTLHRISRRGREREDWEETHHEYIQEWEARRHRIFREAEQYDLSSYDEYLQWYSGATRRYLVPSTSDDAEAGLLSPPDDSSDLQYKAKSPMIRKAVDKLHGMMKKAKTAMSSTADTATQALVFEFLHGFEDVLHDLGEMKEKSGPEAPPFGSGTGSYVDSAATHDDPLHFVEAEQNIISDDQEVQYQENEDLHTVEQDTLSLEPMDEENHSSDNMLLGVEENYVSDSLAIENCAAEEYVIPQHNEDADQAGHPADMEHSLVLLEHMAACEENSSFDAAPSPGPSSPALAAVCDSATENGGLDRPGAQQSDDAKLEDKDVTVAEHTDANDSNGCNGVSSSDP, from the exons ATGTCTTCAAGGGCTAGGGGAGGTGTGCGCCGTGGCCGAGGCCAAGGCCGAGGGAGGGCTGCTGTGGCAGAAAATTAcatggatcaccatgaaacatctGCACCTTCTTCTCCGAGTACCATTTCTGATAGAGAGGACAATGTTGAGTTCACTCCGGAACAAGACCCTGTGCCTTGTTATGCAGGACATGTGGAATCTGCATCCAGCACACTACTCAATCCTAAGATTAACCACCGTTCCGATGCAATTTTTGGTGATCAG GCTGTGGATCAGTTGAAACTGCGTCACCACAAACCACTAAAATTTCATGAGAGATATCGTCCCTATTTGAGGGATGCTGGACTTCTTGGGCTCTCACAAATTTGCCAGAAAATGCCTCAGTTGGACAAAGCCTTGATTACTGCTCTCGTTGAGCGTTGGAGGCCAGAGACCCACAGCTTCCACTTGGCTTCAGGGGAGATGACAGTTACACTTCAAGATGTTGCAATGTTGTTTGCTCTTCCTATTGACGGCCGCCCGGTTTGTTCTACTACGGATCATGATTATGGGCAGATGGTCGTTGATTGTCTGGGTCATGATCCAAGAGGTCCATCAATGCCTGGAAAGTCCTTCTTGCATTACAAATGGCTGAAGAAGCACTTCTATGAGTTACCAGAAGAGGCTGATGAGCAGACAGTACAGAGGCATGTTCGAGCATATATCCTGAGCCTCTTATGTGGGGTGCTTTTTCCAGACGGGACAGGAAGGATGAGTCTGATATATCTTCCACTGATTGCTGATCTTTCCCTTGTTGGAACATACAGCTGGGGCTCTGCAGCTGTCGCCTTCCTATACCGAGCTCTTTGCTCTGTTGCCTCCTCCCACAATATCAAGAACATTGGTGGTTCCTTGCTTCTCTTGCAGCTTTGGAGCTGGGAGCACTCCCATGTTGGCAGACCATTGGCTCGGTCTCCCCTATGCATGGAGACGGACATCCCACAAGACCTGCCCCCAATTGGCTTTCGTTGGGTGGGTGCTCGCGCACAAAGCGAGAATGCTACTCGCTGTCTTAAGCAGTACAGAGATGAGCTAAACCTGCAGCGAGCAGATCAGTTGAAATGGGAACCATACATGCTCATTGAGTCGTCGAGCTTACCACCACTCTGCACAAAAGATGCCGACCTGTGGATTACTCAAGCACCGTTGATAAATTTTCCTATAGTTGAGATGTATCTgcctgagagagtgatgaggcaaTTTGGACTCCGCCAATGCATTCCACCACCTTTTCGGCCTACACTACAGACATTACATCGTATTAGTCGGCGTGGTAGAGAGCGTGAAGACTGGGAAGAGACACATCATGAGTATATTCAGGAATGGGAAGCACGGCGACATCGCATATTTCGGGAGGCTGAACAATATGATTTGTCATCTTATGACGAGTATCTACAGTGGTACTCTGGAGCTACACGGCGGTATCTTGTGCCATCAACCAGTGATGATGCTGAAGCAGGACTTTTATCTCCACCTGATGATTCATCTGATCTTCAATACAAAGCCAAGTCTCCCATGATCCGCAAAGCG GTTGACAAGCTGCATGGTATGATGAAGAAGGCCAAGACGGCCATGTCATCCACAGCTGATACGGCCACACAAGCCTTAGTTTTTGAATTCCTGCACGGTTTTGAAGATGTCCTCCATGATCTTGGTGAGATGAAGGAAAAGAGTGGCCCAGAGGCTCCACCGTTTGGTTCAGGCACTGGCTCATATGTTGACTCAGCTGCCACCCATGATGATCCCCTACATTTTGTTGAAGCTGAACAGAACATCATAAGTGATGATCAAGAAGTTCAGTACCAGGAAAATGAGGACCTTCACACAGTTGAGCAGGATACGCTGTCCCTCGAACCAATGGACGAGGAAAACCACAGTTCTGACAACATGCTACTTGGTGTGGAGGAGAATTATGTCTCGGATTCATTAGCCATTGAGAACTGCGCGGCAGAAGAGTATGTCATTCCACAACACAATGAGGATGCTGATCAAGCTGGACATCCTGCCGATATGGAGCATAGTTTAGTGCTGTTGGAACATATGGCTGCCTGTGAGGAAAACAGCAGTTTCGACGCTGCACCTTCTCCTGGGCCTTCGTCTCCAGCACTGGCAGCAGTGTGCGACTCGGCAACGGAAAATGGCGGCTTGGACAGGCCAGGCGCACAGCAGAGTGACGATGCCAAACTGGAAGATAAAGATGTTACAGTGGCGGAACACACGGATGCGAACGACAGCAACGGCTGTAATGGTGTTTCTTCGTCCGACCCTTAG